From Erigeron canadensis isolate Cc75 chromosome 8, C_canadensis_v1, whole genome shotgun sequence, one genomic window encodes:
- the LOC122610636 gene encoding truncated transcription factor CAULIFLOWER A — protein MGRGRVTLERIENKVSRQVTFSKRRSGLLKKANEISVLCDAHIALIIFSPNGKLVEYATHASMESILERYESQSNKERQLNGINHQTQGSWTLEHARLEAKREILRKNKRNMIGEEIHSLSLKELQNLEQQIEISLRRVRSKKNQLMLESISELQKKHKALQDQNNRLSKEIKEKKKELTKLPTVEHQIHVNDTSFPWGTLNPGETYLARRNGDKEETQRQDQRLPHWLAHYRIP, from the exons atgggtAGGGGAAGGGTGACATTGGAACGGATCGAAAACAAGGTCAGTCGACAGGTAACGTTCTCAAAACGTAGGTCCGGTTTGTTGAAGAAAGCTAATGAGATCTCGGTTCTTTGTGATGCTCATATCGCTCTTATCATCTTCTCCCCCAACGGAAAGCTTGTCGAGTATGCCACACATGCTtc AATGGAAAGCATCCTTGAGAGATATGAAAGTCAATCAAACAAAGAAAGGCAGCTTAATGGGATCAATCATCAAACACAG GGAAGCTGGACTTTGGAACATGCAAGGCTGGAGGCTAAAAGAGAAATCTTGCGGAAAAATAAGAG GAATATGATAGGTGAAGAGATTCATTCCTTGAGTCTCAAAGAGCTTCAGAACTTGGAGCAACAAATCGAAATATCTCTTAGACGTGTTAGGTCGAAAAAG AACCAGTTGATGCTTGAATCAATTTCGGAGCTCCAAAAGAAG CACAAGGCCTTGCAGGATCAAAATAATCGGCTCTCAAAGGAG atcaaagaaaagaagaaagaactCACCAAACTGCCAACCGTGGAGCACCAGATTCATGTGAATGATACCTCGTTTCCATGGGGCACCTTGAACCCTGG TGAGACATACTTGGCTAGACGTAATGGAGATAAAGAAGAAACACAGAGACAAGATCAACGGCTGCCTCATTGGTTGGCTCATTATAGGATCCCGTAG
- the LOC122611057 gene encoding probable UDP-arabinopyranose mutase 2: protein MASPSPTPLLKDELDIVIPTIRNLDFLEMWRPFFQPYHLIIVQDGDPSKVIKVPEGFDYELYNRNDINKILGPKSSCISFKDSACRCFGYMVSKKKYIYTIDDDCFVAKDPSGNDINALEQHIKNLLSPSTPLFFNTLYDPYREGADFVRGYPFSYREGVSTAVSHGLWLNIPDYDAPTQLVKPRERNTRYVDAVMTIPKGTLFPMCGMNLAFDRELIGPAMYFGLMGDGQPIGRYDDMWAGWCIKVICDHLGLGVKTGLPYIWHSKASNPFVNLKKEYKGIYWQEELIPFFQAATLPKECTTVQSCYRELSKQVKAKLGKVDDYFNKLADAMVTWIEAWDELNPSAELPANGK from the exons ATGGCGTCTCCATCTCCAACACCATTGTTGAAAGATGAGCTTGATATCGTCATACCCACCATTAGAAACCTTGATTTCCTTGAAATGTGGAGGCCCTTTTTCCAACCATATCATTTGATCATTGTTCAAGATGGCGATCCATCAAAAGTCATCAAAGTTCCTGAGGGTTTTGATTATGAACTTTATAACAGGAATGATATCAACAAAATCTTGGGCCCTAAATCTTCTTGCATTTCTTTTAAAGATTCTGCTTGCCGTTGCTTTGGTTACATGGTTTCcaagaaaaaatatatctatacaaTTGATGATGATTGCTTT GTTGCTAAAGATCCATCTGGAAATGATATCAATGCACTTGAGCAACACATCAAGAACCTCTTGTCTCCATCGACTCCCCTTTTCTTCAACACCCTTTATGATCCGTATAGGGAGGGTGCTGATTTCGTCCGTGGATACCCTTTCAGTTATCGTGAGGGTGTCTCGACTGCTGTTTCTCATGGGTTGTGGCTCAACATCCCTGATTATGATGCCCCGACTCAACTCGTTAAGCCTCGTGAGAGGAACACTAG ATATGTGGACGCGGTTATGACCATACCAAAGGGAACCCTCTTCCCCATGTGTGGAATGAATCTTGCTTTTGACCGTGAGTTGATTGGTCCTGCAATGTACTTTGGTCTCATGGGTGACGGTCAGCCAATTGGACGCTACGACGACATGTGGGCGGGCTGGTGCATTAAG GTTATCTGTGACCACCTTGGATTAGGCGTGAAGACAGGTTTGCCATACATCTGGCACAGCAAGGCTAGCAACCCGTTTGTGAACCTGAAAAAGGAGTACAAGGGTATTTACTGGCAGGAAGAGCTGATCCCGTTCTTCCAGGCTGCTACCCTTCCAAAAGAGTGCACCACTGTTCAGAGCTGCTACAGGGAGCTCTCGAAGCAGGTCAAGGCTAAGCTCGGCAAGGTTGATGACTACTTCAACAAGTTGGCTGATGCCATGGTCACTTGGATCGAAGCATGGGATGAGCTCAACCCGTCTGCTGAGCTACCAGCCAACGGGAAATAG
- the LOC122609869 gene encoding uncharacterized protein LOC122609869, which produces MVPTTNNRYLLRLALSCRKITAQVTNSGTDTIIAMASSTEQEFMAHYRSKLTTFPRSHKFWDAKIASRIGEKLGGRLNEKGISEIEIDVIQELSRPLHYRKLVVPFLLSVKRAGICVSGSDELVFTVVNHSGDRDHE; this is translated from the exons ATGGTTCCCACGACAAACAACCGTTACTTGCTCCGACTGGCTTTATCCTGCCGGAAAATAACAGCTCAGGTAACAAACTCCGGCACCGATACAATCATAGCAATGGCATCATCTACTGAACAAGAATTCATGGCCCATTATCGATCCAAACTCACAACTTTTCCAAGATCTCATAAATTTTGGGACGCCAAAATCGCTTCTAGAATCGGCGAAAAACTCGGAGGTCGTCTTAACGAAAAGGGTATCTCGGAAATTGAAATTGACGTCATTCAAGAGCTTTCTCGGCCTCTTCATTACCGGAAATTGGTTGTTCCGTTTTTACTTTCGGTTAAACGTGCTGGAATTTGTGTATCTGGGTCGGATGAATTGGTATTTACTGTGGTGAATCATTCTGG AGACAGAGACCATGAATGA